The Methanococcus voltae genome has a window encoding:
- a CDS encoding protease inhibitor I42 family protein, producing MYKKLFAVLAVILAILVSGCVTEQPTGEINQTTNPDDTSNSSKYSEVNITQHVETMTFGKTIPTLGKTLVNLKENPSTGYGWNYTIEGDKDAIEIIEDNYIAPESDLEGAPGTRSFLIEGKKAGQAKIIFKYERNWENNSEVKEYTCIVNVIKIDRYEISKNPNITKNYNSKVVLLNDEMQVSLPENPSTGYKWVVDNGAPKILELVSSKFITENNAEDTKDVVVGAGGNRIWTYKGLEAVPVRLTYYLVSPAKEVTQVEYYDVYIDLKDAEKVAENKSVKVGEELSITHAMPKNYVGYAIEITNKEVLNFETVSNVDDELNITWIFNATKAGDTQLIIREYFGEENTDAEKITTYNVKVEEGVVSVISSN from the coding sequence ATGTACAAAAAGTTATTTGCAGTACTCGCAGTGATTTTGGCAATTTTAGTATCCGGTTGTGTTACAGAACAACCTACGGGGGAAATTAATCAAACTACAAACCCTGATGATACATCAAATTCTTCAAAATACAGTGAAGTAAACATTACACAGCACGTCGAAACAATGACATTCGGCAAAACAATTCCAACACTCGGAAAGACATTAGTAAATTTAAAAGAAAATCCATCAACTGGATATGGATGGAATTACACCATTGAAGGCGACAAAGACGCTATTGAAATTATCGAAGATAACTACATAGCTCCTGAATCAGACCTTGAAGGTGCTCCTGGAACACGTTCATTCTTAATTGAAGGTAAAAAAGCAGGTCAAGCTAAAATTATATTCAAATACGAAAGAAATTGGGAAAATAATAGTGAAGTTAAAGAATACACATGTATCGTAAATGTTATAAAAATTGACAGATACGAAATATCAAAAAATCCTAACATTACCAAAAACTACAATTCAAAAGTAGTTTTATTAAACGATGAGATGCAAGTTTCATTACCTGAAAACCCTTCAACAGGTTACAAATGGGTAGTTGACAACGGTGCACCTAAAATATTAGAACTCGTTTCCTCAAAATTCATTACTGAAAATAATGCAGAAGATACAAAGGACGTTGTTGTTGGCGCAGGTGGTAACAGAATATGGACCTACAAAGGTTTAGAAGCTGTCCCTGTTAGATTAACATACTATTTAGTATCACCAGCAAAAGAAGTTACACAGGTAGAATACTACGACGTATATATTGATTTGAAAGACGCTGAAAAAGTAGCAGAAAACAAATCTGTTAAAGTTGGGGAAGAATTAAGTATTACCCATGCAATGCCTAAAAATTACGTAGGATACGCTATTGAAATTACCAATAAAGAAGTTTTAAACTTTGAAACCGTATCTAACGTAGACGATGAATTAAATATTACTTGGATATTCAATGCTACAAAAGCAGGCGATACCCAACTTATCATTAGAGAATACTTTGGTGAAGAAAACACCGATGCTGAAAAAATAACCACCTACAACGTTAAAGTTGAAGAAGGCGTTGTTTCAGTGATTAGCAGTAACTAA
- a CDS encoding winged helix-turn-helix transcriptional regulator, which produces MKKRNITEFQILSEIVRKQPHIKQKEIAEVLGITVQGVSEHVRNLAKNGFIKSRGRGEYVITDMGMEHLKLWIGDFKDYLSEVNQNLYRYKDTWPAIANEDVKKGDKVYLYMHKGLMYISKTNVTEASAIVYEDGRKGDDISIHELEGYVDVRKGKVIVLKVPPKVKGGTSAVNVEFVLKILEENPDAVIAMMGTVSAVLLNKLDIKPDIRFGVSSGITNACTRGCDVIAFVTGKMTENVLNEIDKNKISYTILDAELEFND; this is translated from the coding sequence ATGAAAAAAAGAAATATTACAGAATTTCAAATACTTTCTGAAATCGTAAGAAAGCAACCTCATATAAAACAAAAAGAAATTGCCGAAGTTTTGGGTATAACCGTTCAAGGAGTTTCAGAACATGTTAGAAACTTAGCAAAAAACGGATTTATCAAATCAAGAGGTAGGGGAGAATACGTAATTACAGATATGGGTATGGAACACCTTAAATTGTGGATTGGAGATTTTAAAGACTACCTTTCAGAAGTAAACCAGAATTTATACAGATACAAGGACACCTGGCCTGCAATAGCAAATGAAGATGTAAAGAAAGGGGATAAAGTATATCTTTACATGCACAAGGGTTTAATGTATATATCTAAAACAAATGTTACTGAAGCGTCCGCTATTGTTTATGAAGATGGTAGAAAAGGCGACGATATATCAATACATGAACTTGAAGGCTACGTAGACGTTAGAAAAGGAAAAGTAATAGTTTTAAAAGTTCCTCCTAAGGTAAAAGGCGGTACAAGTGCGGTAAATGTAGAATTTGTCTTAAAAATATTGGAAGAGAATCCTGACGCAGTTATCGCAATGATGGGGACTGTTAGTGCCGTATTGTTAAATAAATTAGATATAAAGCCAGATATAAGATTTGGTGTGTCAAGTGGTATTACAAATGCGTGTACACGAGGTTGCGACGTTATTGCATTTGTAACTGGAAAAATGACTGAAAATGTACTAAATGAAATCGATAAAAACAAAATAAGTTACACAATTTTAGATGCGGAATTAGAATTTAACGATTAA
- a CDS encoding molybdopterin biosynthesis protein — MRYLELLEIKDAKKIITDKLSELKNEEIDLIYSNGRILSDDIISDVDVPPFDRSRMDGYAVLAKDTYEADESNPVTLKVIDSVKAGAFSDKKLTEKTCIEIATGAPMPKSADAVVMVEYTEQTDENEIKIYDAVAPHENIQYCGSDIMIGELILRKGTKLTARDIGAISAIGMDKIKVEKNLNVGLISTGNELQELGDNLKPNKIYDVNTYTLASSIQENGWNFNFYGIVGDNKKDLKEKITNALNNDEDVIILSGGTSAGVGDLTSTVIEELGGEILVHGIKIKPGKPTIIGQIPYNNKHKLVVGLPGYPTSCLTIFDVLFNEKGNLLTAHFHPRYISAKGREEYLPVSIIKGLEGYGVYPIVKGSGAITSLTYADGYVIIPENKEMLEDEVVDVHLFGNIKLGLNIIGSHCIGIDYILQKSDLIAKTINVGSLGGISSIKREEADIAGIHLLGDDGEYNVPFLKRYSVKNASLVRGYLREQGFMFKKELVEKIGFELKTIEDVLKLLKSPIAKEIDFINRNKGAGTRVLFDKFLKDNKINKSNVNGYDLEAKTHSAVGASVAMDKVDIGIGIKTIAEKYNLEFIKLADENYDLLIRNEKLNDPEVLEFIELLKKVELPFEKSNDCGEIIYKSE; from the coding sequence ATGAGATATTTAGAACTTTTAGAAATAAAAGATGCAAAAAAAATTATAACGGATAAATTAAGCGAATTAAAAAACGAAGAAATCGATTTAATTTATTCTAATGGTCGTATACTATCAGATGACATAATTTCAGATGTAGATGTACCCCCATTTGACCGTTCACGTATGGATGGCTATGCAGTACTTGCAAAAGATACCTATGAAGCTGATGAGAGCAATCCTGTAACTCTAAAAGTTATCGATAGCGTTAAAGCAGGGGCTTTTAGTGATAAAAAATTAACTGAAAAAACCTGTATCGAGATAGCTACGGGTGCACCCATGCCTAAAAGTGCTGATGCTGTTGTAATGGTGGAATATACTGAACAAACTGATGAAAATGAGATAAAAATCTATGATGCTGTAGCACCTCATGAAAATATACAATATTGCGGTAGCGATATCATGATTGGTGAATTAATCTTAAGAAAAGGCACCAAATTAACCGCTCGTGATATTGGCGCGATTTCAGCCATTGGAATGGATAAAATAAAGGTTGAAAAAAATTTAAATGTTGGTTTGATATCCACAGGGAACGAATTGCAAGAATTGGGAGATAATTTAAAACCTAACAAAATATACGATGTAAATACGTACACATTGGCCTCTTCAATACAGGAAAATGGATGGAATTTTAATTTTTACGGTATTGTAGGGGATAATAAAAAAGATTTGAAAGAAAAGATTACCAATGCACTAAATAATGACGAAGATGTTATTATATTAAGCGGGGGAACCTCTGCAGGAGTTGGGGATTTAACTAGCACCGTCATAGAAGAATTAGGCGGTGAAATATTAGTTCATGGCATAAAAATAAAACCTGGAAAGCCTACGATAATTGGGCAAATCCCATATAATAACAAACATAAATTAGTTGTGGGACTACCGGGCTACCCAACATCTTGTTTAACCATTTTTGACGTATTATTTAATGAAAAAGGGAATTTATTAACTGCACACTTCCATCCTCGTTATATTTCCGCGAAAGGAAGAGAAGAATATTTGCCAGTATCAATTATAAAAGGTTTAGAAGGTTATGGTGTATATCCAATTGTAAAAGGCAGTGGTGCAATTACATCCCTCACATATGCTGATGGATATGTCATAATACCTGAAAATAAAGAGATGTTGGAAGATGAAGTTGTTGACGTACACTTATTTGGAAATATCAAATTAGGACTTAATATTATCGGTAGTCATTGTATTGGAATAGATTATATCTTACAAAAAAGTGATTTAATAGCTAAAACAATAAATGTGGGTTCTTTAGGCGGTATTAGTTCCATTAAAAGAGAAGAAGCCGACATTGCAGGTATTCACTTACTTGGTGATGATGGAGAATACAACGTACCATTTTTAAAAAGATACAGTGTAAAAAATGCTTCTTTGGTTAGAGGATACCTTAGAGAACAAGGTTTCATGTTTAAAAAAGAATTAGTTGAAAAAATAGGGTTTGAATTAAAAACTATCGAAGACGTCCTAAAATTGTTGAAATCTCCAATTGCCAAAGAAATTGACTTTATTAATCGAAATAAAGGTGCCGGTACACGAGTTTTGTTTGATAAATTTTTAAAAGATAATAAAATAAACAAATCCAATGTTAATGGCTATGATTTGGAGGCTAAAACTCATTCAGCGGTTGGAGCTTCAGTTGCCATGGATAAAGTGGATATAGGTATAGGAATTAAAACCATTGCTGAAAAATATAATTTGGAATTTATAAAACTTGCAGATGAAAATTATGATTTATTGATTCGAAATGAAAAATTAAATGATCCTGAAGTCTTAGAATTCATTGAATTACTTAAAAAAGTGGAATTACCATTTGAAAAATCAAATGATTGCGGAGAAATTATATATAAAAGTGAATAA